A window of the Calditrichota bacterium genome harbors these coding sequences:
- a CDS encoding ParB/RepB/Spo0J family partition protein, producing the protein MKKPKQQTVNLNDIDFEDKSYIFTFEPLISDMVHSIQAVGLIHPPLLEKRSDGMLRIISGLRRIIALKHLKQKKFPALVYIADNDKINKDLFLTNLHDNLATREINVIEKAFILHKLIFDLKISKKRTISDFLPLLGFGQNSEILDRYLPLTELPDYLKAALLEDTISIETAQILGNLPEAENAEIFLIFQKLNLGKNRQKELLRLLSDIQKVSSQPPLEILKKNGIQEILQSEKLTPPVKTQRIIGELRKIRYPIYSKIEDKFLDLKKELKLPPAVRLSPPPYFEGRKFTLEFTFSSQKEFDQIVTLLEKIKSGKKIKPLEKLTEND; encoded by the coding sequence GCCGAAGCAGCAAACAGTCAATCTTAACGACATCGATTTTGAAGACAAAAGTTACATTTTCACCTTTGAGCCGCTGATCAGCGACATGGTGCATTCCATTCAGGCGGTAGGGTTGATTCATCCGCCGCTGCTGGAGAAACGAAGCGACGGCATGTTGCGCATCATCTCCGGGCTCAGGCGCATCATTGCGCTGAAGCATCTGAAACAGAAAAAATTCCCCGCACTGGTTTACATTGCCGATAACGACAAAATTAACAAAGACTTATTTTTGACAAATCTCCACGATAATCTCGCCACACGGGAAATTAATGTCATCGAAAAAGCATTTATTTTGCACAAGTTAATTTTCGATCTGAAAATCAGCAAAAAAAGAACGATCAGCGACTTTCTCCCCTTGTTGGGTTTCGGGCAAAATTCGGAAATTTTAGACCGCTATCTGCCGCTAACGGAATTGCCCGACTATCTGAAAGCCGCACTGCTCGAAGATACGATTTCCATCGAAACCGCACAAATACTGGGAAATTTGCCCGAAGCAGAAAATGCGGAAATTTTTTTAATTTTCCAAAAATTAAATTTAGGGAAAAATCGCCAAAAGGAACTATTGCGCTTATTGTCGGATATACAGAAAGTCAGTTCACAGCCCCCGCTGGAAATTTTGAAAAAAAATGGAATCCAGGAGATTCTCCAAAGCGAAAAACTCACTCCGCCGGTGAAAACGCAGCGGATTATCGGAGAGCTAAGAAAAATCCGCTATCCCATTTACTCAAAAATCGAAGACAAATTTCTCGATTTGAAAAAAGAGCTCAAATTGCCTCCCGCGGTTCGGCTCAGTCCGCCGCCGTATTTTGAGGGCAGAAAATTTACGCTGGAGTTCACTTTTTCATCGCAAAAAGAATTCGACCAGATCGTCACTTTGCTGGAAAAAATAAAATCAGGCAAGAAAATCAAACCACTGGAAAAACTGACAGAAAATGACTGA